In Dysgonomonadaceae bacterium zrk40, one genomic interval encodes:
- a CDS encoding Stealth CR1 domain-containing protein: MEIDFVVTWVDMDDPTWKTDFAKHSGKIDNLKNEMTEARFRDHGLLRYWFRGLEKFAPWVRKVHFVTCGQKPEWLNADHPKLQLVNHSDYIPTQYLPVFNSTLIESYIHRIPDLSEHFVYFNDDFFIINHLTQERFFTNGLPNDIAAFRHNSGIGLWSKTLKNNIRLINKRFDKREVLSRDHDKWFHPSYGKRSRLTRLLQPYDKFVTLITPHNAQPFLKSTFEEVWDYAGEQLTAVSVNRFRNTSDYTPELFRTWQICRSNFNPYNTYSDTKMFPLILKSKQAIRAIEEQQYKLICLNDNGHIRNYEAVMEQLNKAFQTILPEKSDFEL, encoded by the coding sequence ATGGAAATTGATTTTGTAGTCACTTGGGTAGACATGGATGACCCAACATGGAAAACTGATTTTGCGAAACACTCCGGTAAAATCGATAACCTGAAGAATGAGATGACAGAAGCCCGTTTTCGGGACCATGGCCTTCTGAGATACTGGTTCAGGGGGTTAGAAAAATTCGCACCATGGGTACGCAAAGTACATTTTGTTACTTGTGGCCAAAAGCCGGAATGGTTGAACGCCGACCACCCCAAACTGCAGCTGGTTAATCATTCAGATTATATTCCCACACAATACCTTCCGGTCTTCAACTCAACACTGATCGAGAGCTACATTCATCGGATCCCTGATCTCTCCGAGCACTTTGTCTATTTTAACGATGATTTTTTCATCATCAACCACCTTACACAGGAACGTTTCTTCACCAATGGCTTGCCAAACGATATTGCAGCATTCCGACACAATTCGGGTATTGGCCTCTGGTCGAAAACACTAAAAAACAATATCCGGCTCATCAACAAACGATTCGACAAACGAGAGGTACTGTCGCGCGACCATGACAAATGGTTTCACCCATCCTACGGGAAAAGAAGCAGACTCACCCGACTGTTGCAGCCCTATGATAAGTTTGTCACCCTCATCACCCCGCACAATGCACAACCCTTCCTTAAATCAACCTTTGAAGAGGTGTGGGATTATGCCGGAGAGCAACTGACAGCCGTTTCGGTGAACCGGTTTCGGAACACAAGTGATTATACCCCTGAATTGTTCCGCACCTGGCAGATCTGCCGTTCCAACTTCAATCCCTACAACACCTACAGCGACACCAAGATGTTTCCACTGATTCTCAAATCGAAACAGGCTATCAGGGCAATCGAGGAGCAACAATACAAGCTTATCTGCCTGAACGACAACGGTCATATCCGCAATTACGAAGCGGTGATGGAGCAACTGAACAAAGCATTTCAGACCATTCTTCCGGAGAAATCAGACTTTGAGTTGTAA
- a CDS encoding glutamate--tRNA ligase codes for MQQKPRVRFAPSPTGPLHIGGVRTALYNYLFARQQGGSFILRIEDTDSTRFVPGAEEYIQETFDWLGLSFDESPRQGGNYGPYKQSQRKEIYKEYVHRLLEAGEAYIAFDSPEELESQRAEKANFQYDASTRMKMRNSLTLTKEETNRLIQSKAQYVVRIKIEPGQEIVVHDLIRGRVVINSSVLDDKVIYKSADELPTYHLANVVDDHLMKITHVIRGEEWLPSAPLHVWLYRSLGWEKSMPQFAHLPLLLKPEGNGKLSKRDGDRLGFPVFPLEWQDPQSGDRSSGFRESGYLPEAVINFLAFLGWNPGTEQEIFSLEELTHAFTFERCSKSGARFDLEKAKWFNHQYILNLPNNMLAEIFMSELNQRGINAPKEMIVQVAGIVKERVHFAHELWDQSSYFFEAPVSYDEKTVRKRWKEETPAQMNELAAMLEAMDDFSADAQESIVMDWIQRNNYHTGNVMNAFRLAVVGAGKGPHMFLITELIGKDETVRRLRRAVENIA; via the coding sequence ATGCAACAAAAACCAAGAGTACGTTTTGCTCCCAGCCCCACCGGGCCACTACATATTGGCGGTGTACGCACTGCCCTCTACAACTACCTGTTCGCACGACAACAGGGAGGCTCCTTCATTCTACGCATTGAAGATACAGACTCTACACGTTTTGTACCGGGTGCCGAGGAGTATATCCAGGAGACTTTCGACTGGTTGGGACTCTCTTTCGATGAAAGTCCGCGGCAGGGAGGGAACTACGGCCCCTACAAACAGTCACAACGAAAGGAGATCTACAAGGAGTATGTGCACCGGCTTCTGGAAGCAGGGGAAGCCTATATCGCTTTCGACTCACCCGAAGAACTTGAATCACAACGTGCAGAAAAAGCAAACTTCCAGTATGATGCTTCAACCCGCATGAAGATGCGCAACAGCCTCACCCTCACAAAAGAAGAGACCAACCGCCTGATACAAAGCAAGGCACAGTATGTGGTACGCATCAAGATTGAACCGGGACAGGAGATTGTTGTGCACGACCTGATTCGCGGTAGAGTGGTGATCAACTCATCGGTGCTCGACGACAAGGTGATTTACAAGTCGGCCGATGAGCTTCCCACTTACCACCTGGCCAACGTGGTTGACGACCACCTGATGAAAATCACCCATGTGATTCGCGGTGAGGAGTGGCTTCCATCCGCGCCTCTGCACGTATGGCTTTACCGGAGTCTCGGTTGGGAAAAAAGCATGCCCCAATTCGCACACCTGCCTCTGTTGCTTAAACCGGAGGGCAATGGCAAACTGAGTAAACGAGACGGTGATCGCCTCGGCTTCCCCGTATTTCCGCTGGAATGGCAAGACCCCCAGAGCGGCGATCGCTCCTCCGGATTTCGCGAGAGTGGCTACTTACCCGAAGCGGTGATTAACTTCCTTGCATTCCTAGGATGGAACCCCGGCACGGAACAGGAAATATTCTCTCTCGAGGAGCTTACACACGCCTTCACGTTTGAACGGTGTAGCAAGAGCGGTGCCCGCTTCGATCTGGAGAAAGCAAAATGGTTTAACCACCAATACATCCTCAACTTGCCCAACAACATGTTGGCAGAGATCTTCATGTCTGAATTGAATCAGCGGGGCATCAACGCTCCGAAGGAGATGATTGTACAAGTGGCAGGCATCGTGAAAGAGCGCGTTCACTTCGCACACGAGTTGTGGGATCAGTCATCCTATTTTTTCGAGGCACCCGTGAGCTACGATGAGAAAACGGTGCGCAAACGGTGGAAAGAGGAGACTCCTGCACAGATGAATGAGTTGGCAGCCATGCTCGAAGCGATGGATGACTTCTCTGCTGATGCACAGGAGTCAATTGTGATGGATTGGATCCAGCGCAACAACTACCACACCGGAAATGTGATGAACGCTTTCCGTCTGGCGGTGGTAGGTGCCGGAAAAGGCCCTCACATGTTCCTGATTACGGAACTGATTGGCAAAGATGAAACAGTTCGCAGGCTTCGCCGGGCAGTAGAAAATATTGCATAG
- a CDS encoding WbqC family protein, translating into MSNGIAHHTVLLSSCYLAPVTYYALLFNAENATIEVCDHYQKQSYRNRCHIAGANGILPLSIPVEKNSGNKCTMRDIRIADHGNWQHLHWNAILSAYRSTPFFQYYEDEFRLYYEKRFSFLHDFNEGLRQLIGRLISIETTVSYTSAYVNDPPNGMMDYRELIHPKRPSPYQIPYYYQVFADNSGLMHDLSIIDLLFNMGNETRLILRRMKVD; encoded by the coding sequence ATGAGCAATGGAATAGCACATCACACGGTGCTGCTCTCCTCCTGCTATCTTGCACCTGTCACCTACTATGCATTGCTTTTCAATGCTGAAAATGCAACAATAGAAGTCTGCGATCACTACCAGAAACAGAGCTATCGAAACCGTTGTCACATTGCCGGTGCCAACGGGATACTTCCCTTGAGCATACCGGTTGAAAAAAACTCCGGCAACAAGTGCACCATGCGTGATATTCGGATTGCCGACCACGGGAATTGGCAGCATTTGCACTGGAACGCCATCTTGTCGGCATACCGATCTACACCCTTCTTTCAATATTATGAAGACGAATTTCGTCTCTATTATGAGAAGAGGTTCTCTTTTCTGCATGACTTTAACGAAGGGTTGCGTCAGCTGATCGGTCGGTTGATCAGTATTGAAACTACAGTTTCCTACACCTCAGCATATGTGAATGATCCTCCCAATGGGATGATGGATTACAGGGAGCTGATACATCCAAAAAGACCCTCCCCTTACCAAATACCTTATTATTACCAAGTGTTTGCTGACAATAGTGGCTTGATGCATGACCTGAGTATCATAGACCTGCTGTTCAACATGGGGAACGAAACAAGACTGATTCTCAGAAGGATGAAAGTAGACTGA